Proteins encoded within one genomic window of Neodiprion fabricii isolate iyNeoFabr1 chromosome 6, iyNeoFabr1.1, whole genome shotgun sequence:
- the LOC124184847 gene encoding uncharacterized protein LOC124184847, with protein MSFALLVAGAYALATLRRYSVAQTATLTTFALFLTSSLTPLSAAPAGLGHAEMREEPWIHSCGAPVTDSPNQRHNLYRTLKRVHTQFKVAWDYFHAKNDIAQIYSKVTKELKTQYSLPWLPKGQLEWYHKEAWCLEKAKKAQIALPKLHDTLQRFAITFYHLKSFELDSHFNTNARGKRNKIIEAMYHNIIRMLCEVETAIVILGIELPSSYEAAIVTESPDWTEKGDFTRMLVQDSGVIQLYKGFLRDWIVAFSNLAATLKDTKVCDPLNPPPLETIRRRNKQGKKGKNVRVQKPGRRNRRPGQGRGQRRGSRRKLTGNKQRKTE; from the exons ATGAGCTTCGCTTTGCTGGTGGCTGGAGCATACGCCCTTGCCACACTAAGGCGGT ATTCCGTGGCGCAAACGGCCACTCTAACGACCTTCGCGTTGTTCCTGACCTCGAGCCTGACGCCACTTTCGGCAGCCCCAGCAGGCCTCGGCCACGCTGAGATGCGGGAGGAGCCCTGGATCCACTCCTGTGGTGCACCGGTCACCGACAGTCCGAACCAAAGACACAACCTCTACCGGACCCTGAAGCGGGTCCACACGCAGTTCAAAGTGGCCTGGGATTACTTCCACGCGAAGAACGACATCGCGCAGATATACTCGAAG GTGACCAAAGAATTGAAGACCCAGTATAGCCTCCCCTGGCTACCGAAGGGACAGCTTGAATGGTATCACAAAGAGGCTTGGTGCCTCGAGAAGGCGAAGAAGGCTCAGATCGCGCTCCCCAAACTGCACGACACCCTTCAGAGATTCGCCATCACCTTTTATCACCTCAAGTCCTTCGAGCTGGACTCCCATTTCAACACAAACGCCAGGGGGAAGAGAAACAAAATCATCGAGGCCATGTACCACAATATTATCAGA ATGCTCTGCGAAGTGGAGACGGCGATAGTCATCCTTGGTATCGAGTTGCCGTCCTCCTACGAGGCGGCGATAGTCACCGAGAGTCCGGACTGGACGGAAAAGGGCGACTTCACGCGAATGCTGGTGCAAGACAGCGGCGTGATCCAACTTTACAAGGGGTTCCTGAGGGATTGGATCGTGGCGTTCTCGAACCTGGCTGCAACGCTGAAGGACACGAAAGTCTGTGATCCGTTGAACCCTCCACCCCTGGAAACAATCAGGAGGAGGAATAAACAGGGGAAGAAGGGGAAGAACGTCAGGGTGCAGAAGCCGGGTCGTCGGAACAGACGTCCCGGTCAAGGCCGAGGGCAGAGAAGGGGTTCCCGGAGGAAGTTGACCGGGAACAAACAGAGGAAAACTGAGTAA